The DNA region GAAAAAAATGAACGCGCGTTTGCTAAGAGTGTTTATGAACGGATGACTGAATTGCGATCGGACGATCCGATGTCTACGTATAAGGGGGGGTATGTATTCTCTAATTCAACCCATTCTTTTGATAATTTATTGGCATTGGTGGCGGAGAGGAAATTATTGAATGAATAAAATTTTAAATAAAAATAATCTTTTGTTTATTTTGCTAACGAGCATCTTATTATTAGTGCTCAGTTTTGGTTTGTTTTTATTTCCGCGGGGACAAGGCGGGGCCATCCTATATACACTGGGATTGTTCATCGGTCTTGTCGGAGTGATAGGGGGCGCCGTTGCGGCTTTAGGCTTTACATTGCTTTTATTTTTTATGATTGGCAGCGTTATGTTTTGGACAGCTTTTACTGAAACTCCATTATTTAATATAGACATTTCATTTTTCGTCATTATCGTGTGGATGATCGGCATGCTGCTTATTTCTTTGCTTACGGGGCAAATGTCATCCCAACTGAAAGCAATGCACGATGAGAATCAATCATTGCGCGAGCAGATCAGAACGTTAGTTGCAATTGATCCGACCACTGGCTTTGATAATAAAGAGCGGATGTTGGTTGAACTTGAATTAGAATTCAATCGTTCTAAACGATATAAGCAAACATTTACCTTTGTATTAATGAAAATCAATCATTTAGATCAATTTGAAAAATTGTACGGAGTAAAAGAAATGAACAGACTGTTCCAACATTTTGCTAAAGGGATTCATCGTTGTGTAAGAGCGAGCGATCAAAAATATCGTCCGGAAAAGGATATGTTTGCTTTGATCTTGCCTTATACGGAAATTAGTGATGTGAAAGTTGTGATCCAAAAGTTAGAAAAGGAACTAAAAGTATATCAGCTGGAAAATCGAAAATATACGACGTTAACAATTGAGTATGGGTACATCGGTTTGGATGAAAGAATTAGCCAGTTTTCAAATATTTACGAGTTAGCGAAAGAACAGGTGTCTGCCCATGTTTCGTAGATTCTTGTCATTGTTGCTTGTTTCTTTGTTAGTTTTGCCTATGATGGCCAATGGAGCGCGCGCGAAACAACAGCTCGAAGCTTTACAAAATGATGATGTACGAGTCTTGCTTATCTATTCTAATGAAAATAGCGCTGAAAGTGTGGCCGTTCGAAAATTAGATTTATTGCTTCATCATTTTACAAAGCATGTTCGTTTAGTCGCTGATTTTGCGCTCACAGAACAAATGCTGAAAGACGCTACGCACGTTATTTATTACGGGGAGACGGAGCGGCAGTTAAATAAAGAAGTGGTTTCTCTAATGAAGGGCATTAAAAAACCATTGATTATGGTTGGCGAAAACTTTGAACAGTTCTCTTCTTTTAATAGGCGGATGGGGGCAATTTTAGCGGTAAATCAGATTAGTCAGCAGGACTCGGCAACCTATTTTCAATCATCGCCGCTCTTAATTAAGCCCATTCATGTTACTGAGGAGATGGAGGTCATGTTGTATGGGGTTAAAGAGGAAGAACGCGTTCCGCTGTTTGTTCAGTATGAAGATGAGTACGCGCTTACTTCAAGTGGGGTCTTAGAAGAATTAGTCTACTATTATATTGCGGAAATACTCCATGAGATACTACCGAATAATCATGCCGATGAACATCTGGCTTATCTTCGCCTGGAAGATATTCACCCGATGTCCGATCCGAAAAAATTAAAAGATGTTGCCGCTTATCTGGAGGAGCGAGGCATTCCTTATCTACTCGTTGTGATCCCTGTTTATATTACACCTAACACGGGGGAGCGAGTGTATTTTGCCGATTCTCCAGAGTTAGTCGAAGTTCTGCGAGAATTACAAAATAAGGGAGGGACAGTCATTTCCCACGGATATACGCACCAATACCGAGACAGTGAAACGGGAGAAGGATTTGAATTTTGGGACGTAGTAAATGACCAATTTATTATTGAATCAAATCCGAATAATTCGATTGAAACGATTAGGACGATCGATCAATTTCCAAACGAAGAAGAATATCGGGCCTATATTGAACCGCTTAAAAAAAAAGAGAGAAAGTATGTAAAAAAACGAATAAAAGATTCAATTCATGAGTTGGCATCGCATGAATTGTATCCATTAGCTTTTGAAGCCCCGCATTATACGATGTCTCAACAAGGATATGAGATCGTTGCAGATTATTTCACGTCAATTTTTGGTCAAATTCAATTAAGTGATGAAAATTGGGAGCAAATGAGCGCCCCACCATACCTCTCTTCCGCTCATCTTTTGCGCGGGATGGCTCTTTATCCTGAAACGATTGGGTATGTGGATGGGACAGTGGAAGGATCTATGGAAAACCAAAAGCGATTAAATCAAGTATTAATTGTTAGGGATAGCGTGATCGGTGGATTTTATCATCCTTATTTAGGCGTAGAACCTTTGCCCGAATTTTTATCCCTCTATGAGAAGGTTCCAAATTTAAAATGGATCGATTTTAAAAAGCATTCTAATGCGGTAAAGACTTCAAGGGTTCAGATCTCAACTGAAAAAACAGGGACGATTCATATCAAAAATGACATAGCGCGATGGGAAAATATATGGAATCATTCAGAGCTATCCAGTCTTGAAAAAGTTTTATGGGGATTAACCACAATTGTTCTTTTATTCATCCTCTTGTTTTTGGCATTTTCCTTTTATTTGAGAACACAGGTAAAAAAACGATTGTTTAAGGAGAGAGACACGATTGGCTAATACTTTATTTCTACTTTCTCTAGTCGTGATCTGGGTGATGCTTCTGTATCATATGTTTCTCATGTTAGGTGGTTATTTACATTTCACACGTTTTGAACGTGTCATCCCTCAATGGAAAAAGAAGTTAACTGATTTGCCAACAGTAAGCATTTTAATTCCCGCACACAACGAGGCGGTAGTTATTGAAAAAACATTAAGGGCGATGATTCGCCTTGAATATCCTAAAGATCGACTGGAAGTCGTCGTGATTAATGATAATTCCACTGATAAAACAGGAGAAATTGCTCGCAAAATCGCAATGGACCATCCTTTCATAAAGGTAGTCGACACGATGCCGCCTCGCGCTGGAAAAGGGAAATCAAGCGCGTTGAACCAAGGCTTTGAGATATCGACTGGAAAGTACATTATTGTTTACGATGCCGATAATACACCGGAAAAAAAAGCAGTCTATTATCTCGTAATGGGTCTGGAAAACGATCAGAAAGCTGGCGCAATTGTAGGGAAGTTTAGAGTTAGTAATGCAAAGAGAACGTTGCTAACGCGATTTATTAATATAGAAACGATTTGTTTTCAATGGATGGCCCAGGCGGGGCGATGGTTCTGGTTTAAAATGACGACAATACCGGGAACAAATTTTGCGATTCGTCGTTCAATCATTGAAACTTTAGGCGGGTGGGATGAACAAGCGCTTGCAGAAGATACAGAGTTGTCTATTCGTGTCTATAATCTCGGGTATTCTATTCGATTTTTTCCGGCAGCCATTACGTGGGAACAAGAACCGGAAACGTGGAAGGTTTGGTGGCGACAACGAACGAGATGGGCGAGAGGGAATCAGTATGTTGTTGTAAAGTTTATGCGGACGTTTTTAAGTTTGGAAAGAAAGATAGTGGCTTTCGACTTAATTTATTTTTTCTTTACGTATTTTTTGTTTTTTTCGGGCGTGATTGTTTCCAACATTATTTTTATAACGAATTTATTTATTGATCTTCAGTTAACGATCGGCCTCGTATCGATCATTTTATGGGTTCTGGCATATTTTTTATATGTTACTGAGGTCTTTATAACACTGAGTATTGAACAAACCGAGATGACATTAACTAACTTTTTCATAGTGTTATTAATGTATTTCACCTATTCACAATTGTGGATTATATTGGTGGCATATTCTTTGATTTTGGAAATCAAACGCGCATTATTAAGACAGGAAGTGCAGTGGTATAAAACAGAGCGATTTGACTCTGAATCATGATAGGCGGAGTGTGCGCATATGAGATATAAAATGAATAAATTGTTTCAGAGATTAACTATATTAGTACTAAGTTTGCTTCTAATCCTTCCTTCAATAACTACAGAGGCTGTTGGCTTTCCGTTGCAGGGTAGAACGATCCAATTAAATGACGATATCTTTCAAAGCGACGGAAGTGAAAGTTCGACAGTGTCTATAATCAATTTGACAGCGCAAGATCAAGTGTTGGAAGGAATGGCTGATAACGTTGAGTTTTTCTATGAAATCCCATCAGGATCGGGTTTAGATGGAAGTATGTTGAATTTAATTGTCCAATATTCTGAACTTCTACAGGAAGGTTCTACGATGACAGTTTACATTGATGATAAACCATTCCATAGCGAAGCTTTACAAATGGATCGACAGGCAATGGAGATTAAAAGACCTTTGCCAACTGAAGCGCTCAGTGAAGGTTTTCATACGATTAGAGTGAATTTTTATGGCCATATATCGGAAGAGCTTTGCGCTGATTTGGAGAATCCTGCAAATTGGTTGATGATTTTAGCGGAGAGCCATCTCGTAATGCATACGAATGATCGCTCAGATAGAATCAATATGTTACAAGATTATCCATATCCATTTATTCAAAGACAACAGGCTAAAACCGTTCAATCGGTCCTCGTGATTCCGGATGAAGCTTCTGCGTCAGTCATACTGGCGGCATTAAAACTAACAAATTACTTAAGTCATCATGCTAGCGATCAGGAAGAAATAATGATTGTAAGAGAATCAGAGTTAAATATGATATCTACTAATATTATTGCATTGGGAAAACAGGAGGATTGGACGGGGATCATACGAAAAGTATTTAATGCGGCGAATGTAAAAGTCGAGAATGAAAATCTTGTAGTAAGTAACTATCTCATCAGAGCTTCTGCTGAATCGAAACAAATTATGTTTATTACGGCATTAAAAGATCAAATCATTTCAGATAAGATTACTGCGCTAACAACCGATCATTTTGTTAAACAATTAGCAGGGGATCAACTTTCGATTGATAAGATACCAACTCTAGCTAAGGAGGAAAAGGCAGAACGTCACGTATTTCAAGAGATAGGTATTGCTAATCAAACATTGACAGAAGCGAGAAAAAAATCTTTGAACTATTTTTTTCAGTTACCTTCCTATGTTGATGTAGAACAAGATGGTACATTGCATTTAAAAATTAGAGCATCTAAACCTTTAGCAAGATCAGAGCGTAGAGGAAATGAAGACGGTGCTGAGCTAGTCGTCATTATAAATGAAATTCCACATTCAATTGATATTCGAGAACAACTACAAGAATCCGAAGAATCTTTTGTTAATGTGGAGATTCCGATCGAAGCTGAGCAAATCAAGAAAGCTCCCTACTTAACAATTCAATTTGAGGCAATTGGACTTGGCGAACCTAAAATTTGTGTTCCTGTTGAGGATGGAAGATGGATTTTTGTACATGAAGAAAGTTATTTACAATTTGGCACTCGTGAATATAGAACAGAAAGTAATTTTAAAACATGGCCTGATCCGTTCGTTTCGATTGACAGTAATGACGAAACAGTTTTTCTGTTGCCGAATGATGTCCCTACCGATTCCCTCAACCAATTGCAAAGGATTATATTGAGAAATAATGATCGCAATTTTTTGGATAACGTAGAAATTATATTTGAAAAAGAGTTAAATGAAACCAATTTATTAGGAAAACATGTCATTATCTTCGGGAGATTTGGACTTAATCTACTTTTAACCACCTATCAAGATCAGTTAATTGTTGATGTTGAAAATAACAGGTTAGATCTGTCCTCATTCCAATTTGTTAATGAAACAGCTAAGCATGTAGCCTGGCTACAGCCATCAGTGTGGGATGATAGCAAAATCATGGCAGTGTTTGCTCCCGTGCAGGCGCAGACAACTGAACCGTTTTTAATTGATGGTTTGATTCGGTATATAAATACAAATCGACCCAACACAAATATAATTGTTGAAAATAATAACGGACAAATCTTTACACATCAATTGAAAGAAGGTGGAACGGTTGCGATACCTGACTCAACTAAACGAGATAAAGGCCAAGTTAAGCTACTGCCACTGATAATATTTGCTGGGATCTTCATTTTTAGCATGGCAATTTTTATTTTATTGTATCAGAAAAAGCGTTCATCCTAATGATTGAATGGTAAAGTGGTCTGAAAAGTAGTCAGGTTACAACGATCAACTAGAAAGCTCCTCTGTATATATTTTGTATAGTTCCCTGGTGTAGAGTGGAGTTGACTGCGCATAGTCTAAAAGCTTTGGTCGAAGGGGGGATTAGTCCAAGATGTCTGACTCTGAATTTATTGTTATTTCATTGCTTACGTTGTTAATACTTCTCCAATTACTTGGACTCCTATTCAACTATTCTACGAGAACTCAGCTCCAGTCTCATCTTGGAACGCTGAAGAGGGTAATGCTTGAAGCGCAAACTGGGAAAGACTTTAAATCCATGATGTTGGATCCTCTCGGAAGTTCTAAGGAATTAGAACAAGTCGTCTTGGCGTTTAATGAAATGTTAGCGACGATTCAACAGCGGGAAAAAATGTTAAAGAAACTGTCTTATACTGATCCATTAACGGGCGCGGCGAATCGGCGCGCGTTTGAACAGTATTTTGATGAACAATGGGGGATAGCTAGCTCAAATGAATCTGCTCTATCCGTTGCGTTAATCGATATTGATCACTTTAAAAGGTTTAATGATCGATTTGGGCATTTAGCTGGGGACCAATGCTTAAAAGAAGTCACGGTAGCGGTTGAACAGACTCTATGCAATTCGAACTCCTTTCTGGCTCGTTATGGCGGAGAAGAATTTATTATCATTTTGCCAGGGATAGAGATCGATGAAGCGGCTCAAATCGCGGAGCAAGCGCGTAAAAATATAGCGGAGCTTCGAATCCCAATGGGGATAGATTATAACAAGCAAAACTTTATCACGATTAGTATCGGTGTGGCAAGTATTACTCCATCCAGCAAAATGGCTAAAGAGGATCTTATTGAGGTGGCGGATCAAGCGTTATATGAAGCCAAAAGCGGAGGAAGAAACAAGGTGGTTATAAAATAGTAGAAGAGATAGGGTTATCCACATCTCTTCTACTATTTTTAATCTCTCGGAATTTGAAATCGAACGGTTGTACCATGATCGGGCTTGCTTGTAATCTCTAATCCCATTCCATATTGTTTGATTAGCCGATGATGGGTGTTCGTGATTCCAAGCGATGGAGATTCATGTGGTTGTTTGGCAAGCAGTTCTTGAACTTTCGTTGGACTTATTCCGACGCCGTCATCGGTAACGGTGATCAAATAAAAAGTTTCTGCTTCATTCACATTAATCTCAATTGTTCCGCCCCGAATTCGTTGAAGTACGCCATGCCTCACAGCATTTTCGACAAGGGGTTGAATCGAAAGAGGCGGAAGTTGAAAATCGAGTCCTTCCGGGACCTTCCATTCGATTCTCAAGCGATCGCCAAATCGCTCTTTTTCGATGTATAGATACGATTCGATCAACTCAAGTTCGGCTTGGAGTGATACGCGACTTCGTAAGTTTTGAATATCGAAGCTTCTCCTTAAGTAATTTCCAAATTCATGAAGGAGCTTCGTCATCCTCGTAATATCGATTTCGCTTAACGATGCGATCGTGTTCAAGGTGTTAAATAGAAAATGCGGTTGTATCTGAGCTTGTAACCAGGCAGCTTCTAATCTTAGTTGTTCATCGACGGATTTTTTAAGCTCGGTCAACGCATTTACACGCGCCCGCAGTTCCAAGGCATCTAACGGTTTTGCGACATAATCATTGGCTCCTGATTGGAATCCAGCGTTAATATCTTCCGTTTGATTGCGGGCCGTCAACAGGAGGATCGGCAATTCAAACGCGGTCCATTGTCGACGGATTATTTGCGTTAGTTCGTAACCGGACATGTTCGGCATCATCACATCGGAAATGACCAAATCGAAATCCCTCTTTTTAATCCAAGCGAGCGCTGACTGACCGCTCTGCGCGGTTACGACCTCATAATCCGCCTCCAGAACTTGTTTAATGACTTGCAAATTCACGGGATCATCATCAACGATTAAAATGGAGGGCTGATTTCCGAGCGCATCCGTTTGATCTGGCGTCGGCGACGAGAAGGCTACTGTGGGTTCATTCTCGAGGGTAACAGCTACCTCATTGTAATCTATTCTTTCGTCGCCAACAAAATCAGCCAAGGGCAGGGTAAACCGAAAGGTCGAACCTTCGCCAACTTTTGATTCGATAGAAATTGTTCCTCCATGTAGTTCAACTAATTCTTTACAAATATGCAGCCCCAATCCGATGCCGCCTTCATTCGGGGACGTTGCGTTTTCTGCTTGTTTATACCGTTCAAAAAGGTGTTGAATCGTATGTTCATTTATGCCTCGTCCGGTGTCAATCACGCTTATTGTCGCTAAACGACGATCGTGAGTCGCTTGAACGGTGATAGATCCTTCTTTCGTATATTTAATCGCATTGTGCAACAAATTGAATAAAATTTGAATGAGTCGATGTTCATCCGCGTTCACTTTTGGAAAGGATTTCGGAATCGCGACAGTTAACGCAATGTTTTTTTCTAAATTCATGAAGCGAATCATGTCGATGACACCTGTCGTCACAGCTGGTAAATAAATGTTTTGCTTACGAAGTTTGATTTGTTTTTCGTCCAAACGTGAGATATCGAGCAGATCATTGAGTGTAAGGGTCATGTGTTGGCTAATTAAAAGCAATAGTTGCAGGTTGTTTTTCGTCTTCGGATGTAAATGCTCTTGTTTATCACGCAAAATGGTTTGGGTGATGTTCATGATCCCATGCAGTGGGTTTCGTAGTTCATGCGATGTATTCGCTAAAAATTGGTCTTTTATTTTATCGGCCTGTTGCAGTTCCTTGGTCTGTTTTTCATTCAACTGAACGATTCGTAGATGACGCTTGAATAAAAAGCCCGCAAAGGCAAAGATGCCAATCAGATAGTCGAACGGGTAGTACGGTATTTGTGTGAGGCGTAGATTGATCGCGACCCCCCACAGTACATTATATAAATTAACGATGTTGGAAACGAAAATAAAAATAGCGTCCCGATTCCCACTCTTGAGTTGTTTCAGTACAATAATAAAAATATAGCTGTATGAAAAGAGGTTCATCAGCATGATCAAAGCTCCGACTGCATTAACAAAGGAATTTGGCAGAATCAAAAGCGCTGCGCTGGCAATCGTGTAAGTGAACAGTAATCCGCGTAAAAGGGCGCCTTTCAATTGAAACACGGATTGATTAAACTTCAGTATGAAAAAGACGGTTCCGGCAAAAGTAAGGTATAACCATTTCAAAGACCACTCGACATTAATAGGGAGCAAAGATAACAAGATTTTATCATCATCGACTAAAATAGATAGCGACGCAAAAAGGAGTACTCCGCCAAAGTAAAGAAGTTCTGGCTGTCTGTTTCGACCCATCGCGTATAAGACAAAAGCGTACAGGCTGTGCGTAAGCAGGATGCCTACGACGATCCATTGCATTAGATGAGAAAAAGAGACTTGTCGATCAATCGCTTTGGCTGTTCCAAATGTAATGGATTCCAACATTCCTCCGTCTACCGTATTTTCGAAATTAGCGACATGAATCACAAGCTCCACTCGATTAGACTCGGGTTTAAAAAATTCCTTATACTTTCCTGTTCGGCTTTCGTATTGATCCGCGGTTTTGGCTGGAACGCCTATTTGCATAAGCAGTTGTTCATTTTGATAGACGCGCGCGGCGGGGATATCTTTTATATGGATCCCGTACAGTTGGTTGTCGGAGTGATTGTTAGGGAGTTGGATCGTTAGTAAATAAGAGCCAAAGTGGATCGGCTTACTTCCTTTTGAAACGTGAGACCAAGGACCAGGCGCTCTAATTAGCTCGCTAGCTAGATGAGCATGCGCGTTTGGGTCGATAA from Ammoniphilus oxalaticus includes:
- a CDS encoding DUF2334 domain-containing protein — its product is MFRRFLSLLLVSLLVLPMMANGARAKQQLEALQNDDVRVLLIYSNENSAESVAVRKLDLLLHHFTKHVRLVADFALTEQMLKDATHVIYYGETERQLNKEVVSLMKGIKKPLIMVGENFEQFSSFNRRMGAILAVNQISQQDSATYFQSSPLLIKPIHVTEEMEVMLYGVKEEERVPLFVQYEDEYALTSSGVLEELVYYYIAEILHEILPNNHADEHLAYLRLEDIHPMSDPKKLKDVAAYLEERGIPYLLVVIPVYITPNTGERVYFADSPELVEVLRELQNKGGTVISHGYTHQYRDSETGEGFEFWDVVNDQFIIESNPNNSIETIRTIDQFPNEEEYRAYIEPLKKKERKYVKKRIKDSIHELASHELYPLAFEAPHYTMSQQGYEIVADYFTSIFGQIQLSDENWEQMSAPPYLSSAHLLRGMALYPETIGYVDGTVEGSMENQKRLNQVLIVRDSVIGGFYHPYLGVEPLPEFLSLYEKVPNLKWIDFKKHSNAVKTSRVQISTEKTGTIHIKNDIARWENIWNHSELSSLEKVLWGLTTIVLLFILLFLAFSFYLRTQVKKRLFKERDTIG
- a CDS encoding cellulose biosynthesis cyclic di-GMP-binding regulatory protein BcsB, translating into MRYKMNKLFQRLTILVLSLLLILPSITTEAVGFPLQGRTIQLNDDIFQSDGSESSTVSIINLTAQDQVLEGMADNVEFFYEIPSGSGLDGSMLNLIVQYSELLQEGSTMTVYIDDKPFHSEALQMDRQAMEIKRPLPTEALSEGFHTIRVNFYGHISEELCADLENPANWLMILAESHLVMHTNDRSDRINMLQDYPYPFIQRQQAKTVQSVLVIPDEASASVILAALKLTNYLSHHASDQEEIMIVRESELNMISTNIIALGKQEDWTGIIRKVFNAANVKVENENLVVSNYLIRASAESKQIMFITALKDQIISDKITALTTDHFVKQLAGDQLSIDKIPTLAKEEKAERHVFQEIGIANQTLTEARKKSLNYFFQLPSYVDVEQDGTLHLKIRASKPLARSERRGNEDGAELVVIINEIPHSIDIREQLQESEESFVNVEIPIEAEQIKKAPYLTIQFEAIGLGEPKICVPVEDGRWIFVHEESYLQFGTREYRTESNFKTWPDPFVSIDSNDETVFLLPNDVPTDSLNQLQRIILRNNDRNFLDNVEIIFEKELNETNLLGKHVIIFGRFGLNLLLTTYQDQLIVDVENNRLDLSSFQFVNETAKHVAWLQPSVWDDSKIMAVFAPVQAQTTEPFLIDGLIRYINTNRPNTNIIVENNNGQIFTHQLKEGGTVAIPDSTKRDKGQVKLLPLIIFAGIFIFSMAIFILLYQKKRSS
- a CDS encoding diguanylate cyclase domain-containing protein, with the protein product MNKILNKNNLLFILLTSILLLVLSFGLFLFPRGQGGAILYTLGLFIGLVGVIGGAVAALGFTLLLFFMIGSVMFWTAFTETPLFNIDISFFVIIVWMIGMLLISLLTGQMSSQLKAMHDENQSLREQIRTLVAIDPTTGFDNKERMLVELELEFNRSKRYKQTFTFVLMKINHLDQFEKLYGVKEMNRLFQHFAKGIHRCVRASDQKYRPEKDMFALILPYTEISDVKVVIQKLEKELKVYQLENRKYTTLTIEYGYIGLDERISQFSNIYELAKEQVSAHVS
- a CDS encoding glycosyltransferase family 2 protein; the encoded protein is MANTLFLLSLVVIWVMLLYHMFLMLGGYLHFTRFERVIPQWKKKLTDLPTVSILIPAHNEAVVIEKTLRAMIRLEYPKDRLEVVVINDNSTDKTGEIARKIAMDHPFIKVVDTMPPRAGKGKSSALNQGFEISTGKYIIVYDADNTPEKKAVYYLVMGLENDQKAGAIVGKFRVSNAKRTLLTRFINIETICFQWMAQAGRWFWFKMTTIPGTNFAIRRSIIETLGGWDEQALAEDTELSIRVYNLGYSIRFFPAAITWEQEPETWKVWWRQRTRWARGNQYVVVKFMRTFLSLERKIVAFDLIYFFFTYFLFFSGVIVSNIIFITNLFIDLQLTIGLVSIILWVLAYFLYVTEVFITLSIEQTEMTLTNFFIVLLMYFTYSQLWIILVAYSLILEIKRALLRQEVQWYKTERFDSES
- a CDS encoding ATP-binding protein gives rise to the protein MAASKPLNFGKLWIGMILFLFLLSGFRIAWVQYHQAPDDHPQAQNGLLDLSEWAMSERQTASLDGEWLFYPNKFIDPNAHAHLASELIRAPGPWSHVSKGSKPIHFGSYLLTIQLPNNHSDNQLYGIHIKDIPAARVYQNEQLLMQIGVPAKTADQYESRTGKYKEFFKPESNRVELVIHVANFENTVDGGMLESITFGTAKAIDRQVSFSHLMQWIVVGILLTHSLYAFVLYAMGRNRQPELLYFGGVLLFASLSILVDDDKILLSLLPINVEWSLKWLYLTFAGTVFFILKFNQSVFQLKGALLRGLLFTYTIASAALLILPNSFVNAVGALIMLMNLFSYSYIFIIVLKQLKSGNRDAIFIFVSNIVNLYNVLWGVAINLRLTQIPYYPFDYLIGIFAFAGFLFKRHLRIVQLNEKQTKELQQADKIKDQFLANTSHELRNPLHGIMNITQTILRDKQEHLHPKTKNNLQLLLLISQHMTLTLNDLLDISRLDEKQIKLRKQNIYLPAVTTGVIDMIRFMNLEKNIALTVAIPKSFPKVNADEHRLIQILFNLLHNAIKYTKEGSITVQATHDRRLATISVIDTGRGINEHTIQHLFERYKQAENATSPNEGGIGLGLHICKELVELHGGTISIESKVGEGSTFRFTLPLADFVGDERIDYNEVAVTLENEPTVAFSSPTPDQTDALGNQPSILIVDDDPVNLQVIKQVLEADYEVVTAQSGQSALAWIKKRDFDLVISDVMMPNMSGYELTQIIRRQWTAFELPILLLTARNQTEDINAGFQSGANDYVAKPLDALELRARVNALTELKKSVDEQLRLEAAWLQAQIQPHFLFNTLNTIASLSEIDITRMTKLLHEFGNYLRRSFDIQNLRSRVSLQAELELIESYLYIEKERFGDRLRIEWKVPEGLDFQLPPLSIQPLVENAVRHGVLQRIRGGTIEINVNEAETFYLITVTDDGVGISPTKVQELLAKQPHESPSLGITNTHHRLIKQYGMGLEITSKPDHGTTVRFQIPRD
- a CDS encoding GGDEF domain-containing protein, translating into MSDSEFIVISLLTLLILLQLLGLLFNYSTRTQLQSHLGTLKRVMLEAQTGKDFKSMMLDPLGSSKELEQVVLAFNEMLATIQQREKMLKKLSYTDPLTGAANRRAFEQYFDEQWGIASSNESALSVALIDIDHFKRFNDRFGHLAGDQCLKEVTVAVEQTLCNSNSFLARYGGEEFIIILPGIEIDEAAQIAEQARKNIAELRIPMGIDYNKQNFITISIGVASITPSSKMAKEDLIEVADQALYEAKSGGRNKVVIK